In the genome of Candidatus Tectomicrobia bacterium, the window AAATCGGCCTCGCCGGCCGGCTCGCGGGGGTCGAACCGCCGGGCGTCAGCCATGGTGGTAGAAGCGGACCTTGCCTTCGCGGACGGAGCGCTCGAGGCGCTCCATGGCCCAGCGCCGGATGGAGGCCCGGACGGCGGGGACCATGAGGGAGAGCCCCATCAGGTCCGTGAGGAGCCCCGGGGTGAGAAGGAGGACCCCGCCCGCCAGCACAAGGGCGCCGTCCACCAAGGGAACGGCGGGGACCCTCCCCTCGGCCATCTCCCGCTGGATGTTCCTCAGCACCGAGAGCCCCTGGAGCCGGGCGATCCAGGCCCCCACCACCCCGGTGAGGATGACGATGCCGAGGGTGGCGAGCATCCCGATCCGGCCGCCGATCTCGATGAGGATCATCAGCTCGAGGAGCGGAATCGCGGTGAAGAGAAGAAACAACCGGAAGAACACGGTGAATGCCTCCTGGCGGGGCCACACGCCCCGCGGCCATCCTAGCACGAGGACGGAGGGTGTTCAGGGAGGCATCCCCGCCCCCGCCGGATGTGATACATTCCCGCCCGGCGTTCCTTTCATGGAGACGGGGCGATGGCCGGGGCGTGGCCGGGCTTTTTCCGGGGGCTGCGGCGCCTTCTGGGGGGGCCGAGCTTCCAGGATCACCTGGAGGCCTCCGCCGAAAAGCTCAAGCAGAGCCCCATCGAGATGCGTTGCCCGGCCTGCGGCAAGGTGGTACCGTTCCGGGATCGATGCCCGAATTGCGGAAGTCCTCGTCACTCTCCCGTGGATGAGCGCGTCTGAGGCGCTCCAATCCGAAAGAGAGAGCCTTGAAGGAAAGCCGCAGCGGTCGGAAAAGGAAGGATTTCCCGGGGACCGCCGCCGCCCCGGGCGGGGGACGCCCCTGCTCGCCCATCCTCGATTTCTGCAACGCCCCCCTCGAACCGGAAACCTGGCAGGCCTCCTGCCTGGACCTCCTCCGCCGCGAGGGGGTGCTCCCCTTCACGTTCGCCAAGGACGAGGAGGAGTCCCTCAAACAGTTCACCTTCAACGGCGCCCGGGTCACCTTCGGGAACGTGGAGTTCCTGCGGGGGCGCTTCGGACGGATACTGGGGGACATCGCCGGGGAGGGGAAATTCGCCCCCAAGGACATCGAGCTGCTGAACGCCGCCCTGGCCCAGGCCCGGGGGATGCGCTTCCGCCTCGACCGCGTGCTCTCCCCCACCCGGGACGCCGAGGACAGCGTCTTCCTCCGCCCCCTCACTTTCGACCTGGAGTTCCTGCTCCATTTCGCCGTCGCCCGCTTCCTGTCCGGGCTGGAGCCCCAGCGCCTGAAGAAGTGCCCGAATTGCGCCCGCTTGTTCCTCCTGGACGCCATGCACCGCAAGCGCTTCTGCACCGACTCCTGCCGGACGGGGTTCCACAACCGCATCCGGGTCGAGACGGGCCGCCAGGCCCTTTACATGCGGCGGCGGCGGGAGGCCATCCGGCTGAAGGCCCAGGCCCTGCCGACCGAAATTCCCACCGACCTGTAACGTCAAGGACATGCGCAGATCGTGTAACGGGCTGTTCCGGCGTCACTTTCATGTTGCGCGCCGATTCGAGCGGGCGGGCGGAACCGGGGCGGGCTTGCGCTTCGGTCCGCGGATTGGGATATCATCCTGAGCCTTCATCGGCCGGACATCGTCATCTTTCTTGGGAGAGCGGGGAATGCCTGAAACCATGCGCGCCATGCGTATCCACGAGCTGGGGGGGAGCTTCAAGCTGG includes:
- a CDS encoding FxsA family protein translates to MFFRLFLLFTAIPLLELMILIEIGGRIGMLATLGIVILTGVVGAWIARLQGLSVLRNIQREMAEGRVPAVPLVDGALVLAGGVLLLTPGLLTDLMGLSLMVPAVRASIRRWAMERLERSVREGKVRFYHHG